The Theobroma cacao cultivar B97-61/B2 chromosome 1, Criollo_cocoa_genome_V2, whole genome shotgun sequence genome contains the following window.
NNNNNNNNNNNNNNNNNNNNNNNNNNNNNNNNNNNNNNNNNNNNNNNNNNNNNNNNNNNNNNNNNNNNNNNNNNNNNNNNNNNNNNNNNNNNNNNNNNNNNNNNNNNNNNNNNNNNNNNNNNNNNNNNNNNNNNNNNNNNNNNNNNNNNNNNNNNNNNNNNNNNNNNNNNNNNNNNNNNNNNNNNNNNNNNNNNNNNNNNNNNNNNNNNNNNNNNNNNNNNNNNNNNNNNNNNNNNNNNNNNNNNNNNNNNNNNNNNNNNNNNNNNNNNNNNNNNNNNNNNNNNNNNNNNNNNNNNNNNNNNNNNNNNNNNNNNNNNNNNNNNNNNNNNNNNNNNNNNNNNNNNNNNNNNNNNNNNNNNNNNNNNNNNNNNNNNNNNNNNNNNNNNNNNNNNNNNNNNNNNNNNNNNNNNNNNNNNNNNNNNNNNNNNNNNNNNNNNNNNNNNNNNNNNNNNNNNNNNNNNNNNNNNNNNNNNNNNNNNNNNNNNNNNNNNNNNNNNNNNNNNNNNNNNNNNNNNNNNNNNNNNNNNNNNNNNNNNNNNNNNNNNNNNNNNNNNNNNNNNNNNNNNNNNNNNNNNNNNNNNNNNNNNNNNNNNNNNNNNNNNNNNNNNNNNNNNNNNNNNNNNNNNNNNNNNNNNNNNNNNNNNNNNNNNNNNNNNNNNNNNNNNNNNNNNNNNNNNNNNNNNNNNNNNNNNNNNNNNNNNNNNNNNNNNNNNNNNNNNNNNNNAAAAAAAAACTATGATGAGAAATAAATActctttataaaaattaaagaatttattttgttaaaaaataaaaatattctgagcaataaaatcaaaataacttttactataattaaataatattttcatcaaaatacaaacatatttttattataatttaataatattttttattagaagataattaaaccttttattataattaaataatatttaatattaaaagaaaaaatatattcttcattaaatttaaataatactaaataatattctttgttacatttattatattcaaataataatattaagtaatatgctttataatatttattatagtgaaataatattaatatattaaattatatttaaatattttcatttccctttttttgaacatgaagtaaaaaattttgtatcttttgtGCTTTAGAGAGAGGAGtgaggaagagaaagaaaaaaataggtttagtattttttataaggtaattttttaaattgtaaaaatgtatatttgtctaatcaattttttttcttattttcaataatttggAATAGCTATTACCAAGGGAGGCCTTAGTAATGACTATTCAGGTTTCTCTTGAAATGGTTATTCTGAAGAATAGTCATTCCATTGAATCAAATGCAGCTTTATCTGAAGAATGAGAATAGGGGAGGAATGACTATTTCATTCCCTCCAACCAACCAAGCCCTTAGTTTCTAGACCAATTGATCAAACTTTTCGTGGTATggataaattaaatttgcaaGAGCTAACCTTGGGTATATGTAAACATATACGTTATGGTAGTAATCTGGATTATTTAAgtattaaaaaattagaattatCAAATTTTGGATAAAcacaaacatattttattcACACATTGTTGCGAGTCTACATCTaacaaattatattaatgttaaaattatatattaaaaaaactatcaaccaacaaatatatattttccattaccttcttttactaaaaagaaaaaaaaaaactaggaAAGAATGAGAGAAAAGATTTACCGTGAGCTATTAAAAGGTTAAGTGTCAAACATTAAATGATGGATTCGTTGGTAAACCACGTCACATTATGTGGTATAAAAACGGTAGAGcaaatagtgattttgaatctaacatgttttgttgttttactccaaagatttaaatttattatgaaGAGAAAACAATTAAGTAGAGTTTGAAGATTAaggtataaaaaaattatttatatttttattgacgaaaataatcatatttattcattatttttaaattatcattctaaatattttttcactatgaatattaaattattaataagatttatctaatttgtatatagataaaaaattctaattgCATCGAATTactctcattaaaaatattttttattgtaaaatattaataagatttatccAATATCTAAATGAGATTTCTAATTCCAACGAATgagttttttcaaatttcttgattctaataatattgaataattaataaaataatattagcacaaaatttcaattatatataattaaaacattgtctttcaattataattatttttttagttataGATAATAactttacattttaaaaatatttatattttattatagttactatttaaaaataaaaaaataataatacttgaatatttgacttattgattGATACATAATCTCTTATTTGAAAAGTAGAGTTCGAATTATCTTTCTCaaatctaaaataaataaataatacatATTCAGGTGcaatgcacatgatgataaaCACTAGTgaattaaaaagtaataagAATTTAAGATGCCCAAAATCtttacaaaaaagaaattatccAAACTCAAGtattataaaagtaaaaagagcaagagaaaaacaaagtcaAGTTTGAGTATGAAAATTGAATTGGTGAACCATCTTTTTGGTTAGttgataaaagaataatatattaatgtttttcaatcaaaatttattaaggttttttatttaaaaaattaaatgattgtTTTGAGATATGGCATTGATGTGAAAGTTTATTACTAGTATTTTAAAAAGGGAAATGATGATAAAAGAAGTTGTGCATTCGaagaaaatcttttaaaataaagataagtGATAAGAGATTGTTTAACATATAATGAGGTTTGGAcgaccaaaaaagaaaacaaaaggtgAAGTTAAATAACTATAACAATacaaaataattccaaaagcctaaaaaggaaaaaacgaAATAAGGCCCGAAGAAATCATTAGCATTGTTGCTGAAGGATGTGTTTGTGTGAAAGAGATCCTGTTTCATTAATAGTGTCAagaatttagttttaatattattaaaaaaattaaatggaagATATTATTTGTATCACACTTTTGTCGCACCGTGAATTGGTTGTGAATTTGGTATTTTATGAATGGATAAGTCTAATTCATATGCTCCAGCCCTTGGTTATTCCAAAGCATTCTACAGTAGTTCTAGTTTAATTCTAACCTGCATTTACTGGTGTCCCGTTAGTCTGGTTTGGATACACGACAGTTGGAGCAGTATTAATACGTACTCTTGAGCCCTGTACTCGCTAACCATAATTTGGTTAAACACGACACTTATGTTCTGGTTCCGTCCCCCCCGTGCCATAGTTCAGTTGGGCACctatgttttgatttgtttgCCTAATTGAAGACCTTAGCCTTGAGCTTGGGTAGATTCCAAAGTATTGCTTGAGTCAAAACCTCTGATTGTCCCTCTTCTTGTTTGACTTAATAAGTTGAACGAATGGTTAAGTTCAACCAGTTGAATACTAATCAAGTGAGTCACTCACCACACACCGTACGTAGGTATAACattcatgttttttttaaactttgaCATGGAATTGGAACCTACTTTTCATAGTTTGAGGTCCATGACAACTAAGCCAAAGTGGAATTAAGTTCTTTCAAGTATCTTGACATTCTTCTGAATTGATTTCTAGTTTTAACCTTAAGTAGAAGAGTTTTGAGTTTCAACCTTTTTCAGTCGTATATAATATGTAGTTGCAATCAAATACGAATTTCTTCACTGTGTAGACTCACATCACACCTAAGAGGTACCAGTTGAAGCTGCCATCTGATGAACTAGTACCACATACTTGCACGTCTGTGCTTTGTACCAATCACAATAACATAGACCAGATTTCAAATCTTCTcttgacaaaaaaagaaatacaaatCCTCCTTAAAAGTAACAACAAGGAAATGATGCTGCAGGCTCAGTGCAGTGTATCAAAAAGCAAGGAACAACTCTAAAATCAAGGTGCACCAATACCTGCACTTCACCCTTTTTCTTGTACCAACCTCACTTGGGGCCCCCACGCATCATCCAAACCCTACTTGGTACGCCATAAGAGTAGCGTCTCATTCTTGTTTTTCATCTCCTCGgtacatttttcatttttattccaTTTTGTGTATCCTTTAATCCTGCTTAGTACTGCAACTTGGTTCAGTTggaattttttgtaaaaaaaaaaaatattttagcaGACTTAATGTATAGATGCTGTCAAATGTAAAATACTATATGAtcacatatttaatttatttttagtagataaaaaaaattcatttttattaaatcaaatcataaAGTTTAGaatgaaatatatttaaaataaaataattttcattaattaaaattaaaaaaaaaaagtcaatgaaaacaagaaagaaaaattgaaccgaataaaaaagatgaatatgaaaaatatataattctcTTTATATCCATAACTTATTAAAGAGTAGAGTGAGAATAttacaaatattattaaatttttattactacacattaatattttttaaagtaacCTAGATATTGCCTTACTAATACAATTGAGAAAAGAATTCAATGATTTCTTGATCAAGTTCAAAAACATTAGAACTCccaattttgtttcttttaaaattatttaaatgttGTTATTCCATCCATAAAGTAATCAGGCATTTAAACTCACCTCATCGGCCTAGCTAAGGTCATATAGATTCTGATCCAAGAACAACCACTCTAAAATGAAACATTAGTTTCTCCAACAAAGTAACAAACAAATAGTTTTGCACAAGAAAATATGCTACCCAAGTATATTTTCCAAATTCCAGTGAGAAGGCCTGGTGAGGTTTACCATCGATGGTGTTCTTAAAAGGAAGACAACGTAGTAAAGGATAAAAGCTGCTGCTTCTCTAACTAGTTACTATAGCTCATCTTCACTTGCATTCCCCCCACTTGATGGCTTCCCATTGACTGCAACAAGCTCTGTGTCAAATATTAGTGTTGCTCCGCCTGTAAGTTCAGGAAACCACAAATTGTCAAATTTTCTGATGGACAATCAAGAGAAGCAGCTGAGCAAAGATTTGATGCAGTTATGTAATGCAGCTTGCATAATAACATCATTCCTTCGATTAGGTAAgtaacacatgactaattatTGTTACCATCTCAAGACATTAAAATAGTTCTATCCCCCACAAAAGAATAACAGACAAAAAGGACTTACCAGGAATGGTAGGTGGCGAACCCTGTGCACCATAACCAAGCTTTGCAGGTATTTTCAACTTGCGCTTCTCGCCAACACACATCCCAAGCAGTCCTTGGTCCCATCCTGCAAAGATTATTTTTTGTTCAAGCATCAATGAACCCCATGCAATATAACAACCAACAATCCAGCTATAAAGCAAGTTAAAACATTGTCTGAGCTTTTGCAAAAAGCAGTGAGTGGTTGTTAATGCACACAAACCTTTAATTACTTGACCACTACCAAGCTCAAACTCAATGGGATCACCCCTTTCAAAACTAGAATCAAAAACAGTTCCATCAGTGAGTTTCCCCT
Protein-coding sequences here:
- the LOC18612679 gene encoding peptidyl-prolyl cis-trans isomerase FKBP15-1, with protein sequence MGVSCALKVAPILLLLILFAFADAKKSADVTELQIGVKHKPKSCEFQAHKGDKIKVHYRGKLTDGTVFDSSFERGDPIEFELGSGQVIKGWDQGLLGMCVGEKRKLKIPAKLGYGAQGSPPTIPGGATLIFDTELVAVNGKPSSGGNASEDEL